In uncultured Campylobacter sp., a genomic segment contains:
- the acpP gene encoding acyl carrier protein produces MAVFEDVRDVVVEQLSVSPDQVKLDSKIIEDLGADSLDVVELVMALEEKFGIEIPDSESEKLVSIKDVVDYIENLPKK; encoded by the coding sequence ATGGCAGTATTTGAAGATGTAAGAGACGTAGTTGTAGAACAACTAAGCGTTAGCCCGGATCAGGTTAAACTTGACTCTAAAATTATCGAAGATTTGGGCGCGGACTCTCTTGACGTAGTTGAGCTAGTAATGGCTTTAGAGGAGAAATTCGGTATCGAGATCCCAGATAGCGAGTCCGAAAAATTAGTAAGCATTAAAGACGTAGTAGATTATATAGAAAATTTGCCTAAGAAATAA
- the fabG gene encoding 3-oxoacyl-ACP reductase FabG yields the protein MKFSGKNVLITGASRGIGAQIARTLAGYGLKVWINYRSAPEPADALLEEIRANGGEGAVIKFDATNEAEFSEAIALIAQSDGELSYLVNNAGVTNDKLALRMKLEDFMGVIEANLSSAFIGCREALKLMSKKRFGAVVNIASIVGEMGNAGQVNYSASKGGMIAMSKSFAKEGAARGIRFNCITPGFIATDMTDALSDDVKASYEASIPLKRLGSTSDVAEGVAFLLSDGAGYITGESLKINGGLYM from the coding sequence ATGAAATTTAGTGGAAAAAACGTTTTAATCACGGGCGCGAGCCGCGGTATCGGCGCGCAGATCGCAAGGACTTTAGCCGGCTACGGGCTTAAGGTGTGGATCAATTATCGCTCTGCACCAGAGCCTGCTGACGCGCTGCTAGAGGAGATCCGCGCAAACGGCGGAGAGGGCGCCGTGATAAAATTTGATGCGACGAACGAAGCGGAATTTAGCGAGGCGATTGCCCTGATCGCGCAAAGCGACGGCGAGCTAAGCTATCTCGTAAATAACGCGGGCGTTACGAACGACAAGCTCGCGCTTAGGATGAAGCTGGAAGACTTCATGGGCGTGATCGAAGCAAATTTAAGCAGCGCCTTCATCGGCTGCCGCGAAGCTTTAAAGCTAATGAGCAAAAAGCGCTTCGGTGCGGTCGTAAACATCGCCTCGATCGTCGGCGAAATGGGAAACGCCGGGCAGGTCAATTACAGCGCGAGCAAGGGCGGAATGATCGCGATGAGTAAGAGCTTTGCAAAAGAGGGCGCAGCGCGTGGAATTCGCTTCAATTGCATAACTCCAGGCTTCATCGCTACGGATATGACGGACGCGCTAAGTGACGACGTAAAAGCAAGCTACGAAGCGAGCATCCCGCTTAAGCGTCTTGGAAGCACGAGCGACGTCGCCGAAGGAGTTGCGTTTTTGCTCAGCGACGGTGCGGGCTACATTACCGGAGAGTCGCTTAAAATCAACGGCGGGCTCTATATGTAG
- the gpmI gene encoding 2,3-bisphosphoglycerate-independent phosphoglycerate mutase — MGQKTILLITDGIGFNASDKFNAFANAKKPAYDYLFKNVPNTLLRTSGLAVGLPQGQMGNSEVGHMTIGSGRILYQNLVKIDRAIDEGSLEKNEALQSLLSKCRRVHVIGLYSDGGVHSHLRHFDAICDIAQNAGCETWAHAITDGRDVSPSSGAEFLKHLQAKFKVASVCGRFYAMDRDKRFDRVKRAYDVLLGEAAPLEISPSEYVLQSYERGVSDEFIEPASFNGFGGIGADDGVIFINFRNDRARELCAALGDEGFGEFKRKFIVQNLITMSEYDASFKFPLLFEKPVLKNTLCEVIAEAGLTQLHTAETEKYAHVTFFFNGGVEEPLPNETRVLIPSPKVKTYDEQPQMSAPAVCDAVIRGIEAGIDFIVVNFANGDMVGHTGNYDAAVKAVEAVDECIGKILSAARAHDYAYVQISDHGNCEAMRDADGEILTNHTTFDVFCFVLGRGARELKSGLGLSNVAATVLKLMGLPKPAEMDEALF; from the coding sequence ATGGGGCAAAAGACGATTTTACTTATCACCGACGGCATCGGCTTTAACGCGAGCGATAAATTTAACGCGTTTGCAAATGCGAAAAAGCCCGCCTATGATTATCTTTTTAAAAACGTGCCCAATACGCTACTGCGTACCTCCGGGCTTGCCGTGGGCTTGCCGCAGGGGCAGATGGGAAACAGCGAAGTAGGGCACATGACGATCGGAAGCGGTAGAATTTTGTATCAAAACCTAGTCAAAATCGATCGCGCGATCGATGAGGGCTCGCTTGAGAAAAACGAAGCGCTGCAAAGCCTGCTTTCAAAGTGCCGCAGGGTGCACGTCATAGGGCTTTACAGCGACGGCGGCGTGCATTCGCATCTGCGCCATTTCGACGCGATCTGTGATATAGCGCAGAATGCGGGTTGCGAGACATGGGCGCACGCTATCACCGATGGGCGCGACGTTTCGCCGAGCAGCGGAGCGGAATTTTTAAAGCATCTACAGGCTAAATTTAAAGTCGCTAGCGTGTGCGGGCGCTTTTACGCGATGGATCGCGACAAGCGTTTTGATCGCGTAAAGCGCGCTTACGACGTGCTTTTGGGTGAAGCGGCGCCGCTTGAAATTTCGCCTAGCGAGTACGTGCTGCAAAGCTACGAGCGCGGCGTGAGCGACGAGTTTATCGAGCCTGCGAGCTTTAACGGCTTTGGCGGTATCGGCGCGGATGACGGAGTGATTTTTATAAATTTTAGAAACGATCGCGCCAGGGAGCTTTGCGCGGCTTTGGGTGATGAGGGCTTCGGCGAATTCAAGCGAAAATTTATCGTGCAAAATTTAATCACGATGAGCGAATACGACGCGAGTTTTAAATTTCCTCTACTTTTTGAGAAGCCTGTGCTTAAAAACACGCTTTGCGAAGTGATCGCGGAAGCCGGTCTTACGCAGCTTCACACCGCCGAGACTGAAAAATACGCCCACGTGACGTTTTTCTTTAACGGCGGCGTCGAGGAGCCGCTGCCGAACGAAACTCGCGTGCTGATACCAAGCCCGAAAGTAAAAACCTACGATGAGCAGCCGCAGATGAGCGCGCCCGCGGTGTGCGATGCGGTGATCCGCGGCATCGAAGCGGGGATCGATTTCATCGTCGTAAATTTCGCAAACGGCGATATGGTCGGCCACACGGGCAATTACGATGCCGCGGTAAAGGCGGTCGAAGCGGTGGATGAGTGCATCGGTAAAATTTTAAGCGCGGCGAGGGCGCACGATTACGCCTATGTGCAGATTAGCGACCACGGCAACTGCGAGGCGATGCGAGACGCTGACGGCGAAATTTTAACCAACCACACGACCTTTGACGTATTTTGCTTCGTGCTGGGGCGCGGCGCGCGCGAGCTAAAAAGCGGACTTGGGCTTAGTAACGTCGCAGCTACCGTGCTAAAGCTAATGGGGCTACCGAAGCCCGCGGAGATGGACGAGGCGCTGTTTTGA
- the mraY gene encoding phospho-N-acetylmuramoyl-pentapeptide-transferase: protein MFYYLYHLTNINFFQYITARAGLAFFIAFCFSVWAMPRFIRWAQARHAAQPIYELAPQNHQKKSKTPTMGGLVFVTAAVLASLLCAKLNNVFVLCGLLCLVGFGYIGFKDDISKILGRQNHAGLSARAKFALQNFLAFLIGATLYAFSDLGGEFFVPFFKYPLLNLWIFAPLFWTIVISASSNAVNLTDGLDGLATIPSVFSLCSLGVFAYLCGHAIYSQYLLLPRVAGAGEVCIIVSALIGALLGFLWFNCYPAEVFMGDSGSLSVGAFLGYCAVITKNEILLIMIGFVFVIETLSVILQVGSFKIFKRRIFLMAPIHHHFELKGWVENKIIIRFWIIALIANIIALTSLKLR, encoded by the coding sequence TTGTTTTATTATCTTTATCATCTTACGAATATAAATTTCTTCCAATACATCACCGCGCGCGCAGGGCTTGCGTTTTTTATCGCTTTTTGTTTTTCGGTCTGGGCTATGCCGCGGTTTATCCGCTGGGCGCAAGCTAGACACGCCGCGCAGCCCATCTACGAGCTCGCGCCGCAAAACCATCAGAAAAAGAGCAAAACCCCCACGATGGGCGGGCTCGTTTTCGTTACTGCCGCGGTGCTCGCAAGCCTGCTGTGCGCCAAGCTAAACAACGTCTTCGTGCTCTGCGGATTGCTTTGTTTGGTGGGCTTTGGATACATTGGCTTTAAGGACGATATCTCTAAAATTTTAGGCCGTCAAAACCACGCAGGTCTTAGCGCGCGGGCTAAATTTGCACTGCAAAATTTCTTGGCGTTTCTGATCGGGGCTACGCTTTATGCTTTTAGCGACCTGGGCGGGGAATTTTTCGTGCCGTTTTTTAAATACCCTCTACTAAATTTATGGATCTTCGCGCCGCTGTTTTGGACGATCGTGATAAGCGCGAGCTCAAACGCGGTAAATTTAACCGACGGCCTGGACGGATTAGCGACCATTCCGTCGGTATTTTCGCTCTGCAGCTTGGGCGTATTTGCCTATCTTTGCGGGCATGCGATCTACTCGCAATATCTCTTGCTACCGCGCGTCGCGGGCGCGGGCGAGGTCTGCATCATCGTCTCGGCGCTAATCGGCGCGCTGCTTGGGTTCTTGTGGTTTAACTGCTATCCCGCCGAAGTCTTTATGGGCGATAGCGGCAGCCTCAGCGTGGGTGCGTTTTTAGGGTACTGCGCGGTCATCACGAAAAATGAAATTTTACTCATAATGATCGGCTTCGTCTTCGTCATCGAGACGCTCAGCGTGATCTTGCAAGTGGGCAGCTTTAAAATTTTCAAACGCAGAATTTTCCTGATGGCGCCGATACACCACCATTTTGAGCTTAAAGGCTGGGTCGAGAACAAAATCATCATCCGCTTTTGGATCATTGCGCTAATCGCAAATATCATAGCGCTGACGTCGCTGAAATTGAGATAA